In Apis cerana isolate GH-2021 linkage group LG6, AcerK_1.0, whole genome shotgun sequence, the following are encoded in one genomic region:
- the LOC107993532 gene encoding EARP-interacting protein homolog, with protein sequence MENDSPVIYGLEFQTRALSAQTAETDIVRFLIGTQSLKFNNNQVHLVELNEETGSLKTQVFHHSIGEIWSLQASPTDPNVFITCYNTLNDDGSCQMKGALWKLPELKEYTNNIENLKNLAEIDTTPYGTDLKTIAYHPMDSTKAVSVVDNKFILWDLANGPQVTTSGTLASKGQPRFTNGKWNPHNGCNQFVTLNENNVRGWDFRNPSEASWTILSAHSQIIRDLDFNVNRQYILSTCGDDGYMKFWDIRSPSEPVLSRMEHSHWVWSIRINRFHDQLVLTSSSDSRVILCSIASISSESFGHIVSPEDDCTQNDYNCKKNKLEDGVVGRYEEHEDSVYAVEWSSADPWTFASLSYDGRLVLNKVPRKYKYQILL encoded by the exons atggaaaatgataGTCCTGTAATTTATGGCCTTGAATTTCAA acAAGAGCATTATCAGCTCAAACAGCAGAAACGGATAttgttagatttttaattggaacacaatcattgaaatttaataataatcaagttCATTTAGTAGAGCTTAATGAAGAAACAGGTAGCTTAAAGACTCAAGTATTTCATCATTCTATTGGAGAAATTTGGTCTTTACAAGCTTCTCCTACAGATCCCAATGTATTTATTACTtgttataatactttaaatg ATGATGGTTCTTGTCAAATGAAAGGAGCACTTTGGAAGCTGccagaattaaaagaatacacaaataatattgaaaatctcaAAAACTTAGCAGAAATTGATACCACACCATATGGTACAGATCTTAAAACTATTGCTTATCATCCAATGGATTCAACAAAAGCTGTTTCAGTTGtagacaataaatttatattgtggGATTTAGCTAATGGTCCACAG gttACTACTTCTGGTACTCTAGCTAGTAAAGGTCAGCCTCGTTTTACAAATGGAAAATGGAATCCTCATAATGGTTGTAATCAGTTTGTtacattgaatgaaaataatgttcGTGGATGGGATTTCAGAAATCCTTCTGAAGCTTCTTGGACAATTTTATCTGCACATTCTCAAATAATtag agatttagattttaatgtaaatcgtcaatatattttatctacatGTGGAGATGATGGTTACATGAAATTTTGGGATATTCGATCACCTTCTGAACCAGTATTGTCTCGTATGGAACATTCACATTGGGTGTGGAGTATTCGAATTAATCGTTTTCATGATCAATTAGTTTTAACTTCAAGTAGTGATTCAAGAGTAATATTATGTAGTATTGCTTCAATATCTTCAGAATCTTTTGGACATATAGTATCCCCTGAAGATGATTGTAcacaaaatgattataattgcaAGAAGaacaa acTTGAAGATGGAGTTGTTGGTAGATATGAAGAACATGAAGATAGTGTTTATGCAGTTGAATGGTCATCTGCAGATCCTTGGACATTTGCATCACTAAGTTATGATGGTAGATTAGTTCTTAATAAAGTCCcaaggaaata